AAAGGGGTTGTGTATCTGCACAGGTATCTGCTTCTTCCAGCTGGATCTTGTGGTCCAACATGGCATTGGCTTTCCCATTAACCTCCCTTCTCTAGATATCAGCTGCCTCGGTGCCAAAATTCCTCACTGGGTACAGATACCTCTCTTCTCTCCCAGGGTGCATTTATGCAGTTTGTTCCCTCTTCCCCTCTCATTCCCAGTTAATTTAAGCCAGTGTAGGCTACTTCTTGACACATGAAGCTAATCCTTTGCTTCCAGAAGGTGGCCAGACACAGCCAAACAAATAGTTTTctccagagaaggaaaacagcctGCACCCACTTTGGCTACAGTATGAGGATGCCTGGTCTATCTTCAGTAGTCATCCTTGGCATCATGTCTCTGAAACATAATTTTGACCAGCTGTGACACAGCCCTTCTATTTCACGTATTCTACCTGAAATAAAGTCTTAGGGAAGCCACAGGCCTGGCCACCAAGCTAGCCCATGCCAGTGGGGACTAATTCTCTTCTCTGTGGGTGGGTGATAAACTGTGGTAAGAGGCTGATGGATGCGTATTCCCTGCTTCTCATGATTCACAGAGCTGAAACACTTCAAACTATCTTCTCAAAGACATCAGTTTCTGGGTTTTTGACCAAGACCTGGACAGAGACTTGGGTGACTGACATTTTAGGGTGACTGAGGGCATAGATACTCCCACACTGACCAGTTTCCCAGTGGTACACAGGGAGGTCTGAAAAACCTGACCATGGAGGTATCACCGAGCTCATGAATCAATTTTGTGATGTAAATGAGGGCTCTGGTGTCCTAGCCAACATGGATGGGTGTTTGAAACAATAGAGACTGATGTCTCTATCTGGCTGATAAATTTATGTATGAGTCAGTGCTATCCTTCAGTAGTCACACATTTGTAGATCCCTCTTTTTGCTTGTGCAGTGTTACAGGATTTTAATTCTGCTAAAGCTCTCAGGCACAACCAAGGACTATTCAGGAAAGTGTCTTTCCTTGACTGGCAGAGAGGCACAGAAATGGTGCTCCCAGTCTGAGTCTTGCCTGAGAGATTAGGAAAAGGTGTGGAGTGCAAGATAAAAAGGTTCAGAGTGTCATCAGAAAATCAGGATAAAAATACTAGTGAACAGCTCCCCCTCATTTACATTATGGTGGTAGAATGCACCAAATAAGCATTTTAATGGTTTTGGATTTGCCATGCAAATTTCACTTGTCTTCTGCATGGGATGAGGCTCTTCCTCCAAGTGTCTGCAGGGTCTGAAGGACTAGCCTGACAAAGCTTAATTAAACAGGCCTTACTGTGCACTCTGTAGAGGCTGTCTTAAAGCCAGCAGTAACTCAGTCAGTATGTGAAAAACCTTATTTCCCCTTCAGGATGTGGTTaacttgtttttcaaaacaaggGGGAGTTAATATTTCATGGTGTAACTTAGTCATAAACATTGACCACAACATCCTGCCTGTTGCTTGTGAGAGAAAGATAAGTTGGGGACTCTGTGTGTTGGGGTCTTTTTGACTAATAACCAAGTTGCTATGGAAACTATCACTCcatcaaaccaccacacattaTGTCCTGTTGGCCTCTTCCTGGTATTAATgagtggaaaaaaacagcatgtttttttctcctctgataCATGTATTTTCCTTCCTCACGCTGTCAAGCAGTCTCTTAACTGATTGTTCCTTAGACGTGTATTTCTTGTTACTATGATGCAAAATATCTGCTGAGGTCTCTTCAAAGTGATCTGAAAGACCAGACCTCATTCAAATGCCCTAAATTGAGAATTCATGGCCCTACTGAAGCTTTTTAATGTGCCAGAGAGAATCTCCACTTCCCTGTACAAAGTCCAGAAAAGACAAATTCAGCCTTCATCTAGGTTATCAGAGTTGGATTTCTAATCTTACTGGTCATTAGACAGTTGGATTTCAGCAATCTCCATcccaaattcagaataaaaagcagagaacaaaCCACAGCATTTTGGCTTAGTAAAACTTTATTTTGGTCACTACAGTAACCTAAAACGCATGTGCCGTGCACTTGGCAGAAGAGATACAGGTTTAATAAAGAAATGCTCCTATGGTTCAACATTATCTGGTTGGACCGAATCACTTTGGATCCAACACAGGTATTCTCATCTGCACTAGAAAATTCATGTTATTAAAGCTTTCTAAAAAACATTAAACCTATAAATAGCATCTACTGTGCCTGAATTTTTTCAGCAGTAATACATCAGTTCTACAGGCAGTAATGCTGATGCCTCTAAAAGGTGTTTTTAGAGGGTTGTGTATCTATAGTGGGGATTGGCTTTTTCAAAACTATTGAAGCAGACTGGATCCTTGCATGCAAAAGCTAGAAAAGTGGGGAGAACAATTTCTACGTAGCAGGGGGATGAGGAAAAATACACTCTCTGttcacagggaaaaagaaatagcaaaagcaGTTACAACTCTTAAAGCTAAATAAACTAGTTAGGCAAGATTCAACAGTATAAAATGTCTTATGGGGAAGGTGCTGTGTTGTGTTCTGGATGGTTGTTGTCAGCAGGTTCCACATTGGCTGTTCAATCTGTTGTGCTGCTGGTGCACACTctctgctgctgttcttcagATTGCTGTTGCTGTTGCCTTGCTTCCCCGCTGTCTGCAAGAGCAAAGTGTGTTTTAAACTATGTTTAATGTAACTGGGCCTACATGCCACTGTGTGATAGCTGTCAGATCAAGACAGGCAGTCTCATGAAACTTAGGCTGGTCTATCTCTTGTACTTCTTTGCATACCTTAATTTAAAaaccctcctccccctcctctctgtcCTCCCACTACTTCACATATTTGTGTTTTGGGAGCCTTGCTTTTGACTCCTtatttgtcttgatttttctCCACGCTTTGTGCTCTGGCACTTGAAATAGCCAATGAGATATCTCTTGGGCACTTTCGGTAATGCCTGAGTTGCTCAGGCAAAACAAGTTTGCTGCAAAGAATATTTGGGGACCAGTCACCAAGAACTAAGCTTTGGAGACAGAAAGGGGCTGTTTTCTTTGAGGTTTggaagggagggtgggggggttttggttgattttttgggttttctcatttttgttgttgtcatcattggtttttttttactCAGAAACCTACTAGAGTTATTTAAAAGAACCAGGAGCAGATGAACAGGTGTTATTGCTTCTGGGGTTAGAGAAGCACACAAAGACAGGTGATTGTTCCTGGCACGTGCTTCCAGTATTTCTATAGATCAATCTATGTGCTTCCTTacctcagaaaagaaacaatttgaCACTCATAAGTGTATTGAAGGCGATACTTTTTGCCAGCAGGACTCTCAAACCCAACACAGTCATAGACAGCATGTTCGTTTTCTCCACTTCGGTATCTGCTTAGTGACAGAGAAATGGGAGAGACCATGGTTGAGATCTGGATATTGTGATATTGGcagaaagtagaaaaaagcaCAGATAATGGtttcaggaaaacagcagcaaaggaaaagatGTTAGTGAAACATGGCAACAACGGGGAGGAAGATGTCTGTTTAGATTAGATTTTGCTTCCTGTTGCTTATCTGTTACTAAACTAGCTACCTTGAAAAAGCAGATTGTGTTTGGTGAGTATGTTGTATTCTGATTTCTCTGCCcctgagaaaataaatttccatGCGTTTAACCCCAACATAGTGACGTAACTTCACAATCTGTTTAGGTAACTAACCTTGTGCAGAGGTGTCTGTGGTGTTGCAAGACCTCTCTGTTACTGGTTCTTCAGCCTTTTCTGTAGCATGGTAAAGAAAAAGCATTATAAACTATAcccaaattttaaaaaggattaaaCAAAATGTTCATATGACCCTTCCCATAGGAACATGTGAGCAGTGCAGTCTGAGGCTCAGAGGACCAGCCActatttctaacattaatttgaGGAGAAAATTTCTCCATGCAATTGCAGGAAACAAAAGAATTCCTGAGTTGTTTTGTTCTTACCATTTGAATGAGCTTCATGACGACAAAAACAATCCCCTTCAAATATAAAAAgtggtttaggaaaaaaaaacacagcaccactttttgttgtttttagaaAGGCTATTTCAGGCTGTGCTCCAGAGCTGCTGTGTAGTGAAGTATTTAGTTGTAAgtaaatgtacattttaaaaaaagattctgtctttttttccccccaaaaaaaaagtaaCGTCAAGTTGTTAAGaccatttattttacatatttttaaatatctttcagcTCTACCTGCTTAAGTACCAGATGTCTTTCCCATATCTGCTGGTTACCCAGGGCAATGCTTACTAGCAGGAGCAATAGCAAGCGCTAGAAGACGCTGCCTCCAGAAATAAGTTGCAGCTGTACAACAAAAATGTACCTGGTGATGTTGTGTTGGCTGTAATAGTTTTGCCGTTGAACTTGGCCGTGCAGGTCACCTCTGTGTCTTTCATCACACTGACCACCTTAAAAGTATTGTACAACCTCTCTGATGTGAAAATGGATGTACTCTGTTCATAGACGACCTCGTTGGAGGACATCTCCAAGCTGATGTTCTTTGTGTAGAAATTCCTTGCCAAACAAGCTGCTTTCCCAGTGTTGtcatcttctttctgtttctttgatttcACCACAATGACTTCTGGGACAGAAATATTTTGACTGGCTGTAAAAAAAACCATTGTTTGGGCATGATTTGATTTTATGGCAAGCTTGCCTTAGTGCTAAGTCACCTAAAGTTCATATATACTCCTAGCATTATCAATTActaactgcctttttttttgtcattattcCTTACTGCTGCTTCCAAAAGATCAGATCAAAGACAGAAAGGGTGTGTGAAAGTAGATTTTTTTATAGAAGCTTTAATTACTCAGGATTGTAAACTTCCTTTTGCCAAATCTCATGCCTATATGTGAATTCTTTGTCTTATAAGGGACCTGCCAATGAGAAGATAATTTTTACACCTGTCACTCCAAGAATCAAATTATTCTGCTTTCCCAATGATTTAATTCCAAAAAATAACACTTCTATCAAGGACTGTCTTGCATATTTATGAGACATGAGGGAATAACTGTTTTTCCTTcactctccctctcctcccccaaaTCTTCTGATGAGGCTAAAAGGTCTAACCATAGCAAGAGTGGTAGGGCAAAGAGAAGTCAGTTTGTTGCTTCACTGTTGTGCAAGTTACTCCAATGAATGACATTACTTGCAGAAATTAAGAACTGCTGCTGGAGTGGGGGACAACAACATGCTCAGATGCAAGAAGGATTTCTGTCTCTAAAATGGGAAAGTAGGAAAGAAACAATTGAATTACATATCTCCACTTCTCCAGGAGGTGAAGAATTTTCAGTTGTGGGGGAGGGTTTCCCCACTAGACATTGCACATGGTGTAAGACATTCCAACCCAGTCTGGAGACAATGAAAAGAGAATAGGATTGGTACTTGGTTCAACAAAATTCCTGTTCCTTTTCCAAAAAGTGTGACCTTCCTCATGTGCTGTGCCATATTGTTAGTCCCACAGCTCCAGGGGCAGACAGAAGTATAATGCAGAACTTGTATAATAAACTGATTTGAAGGGAAGAACACTCCGAGGCCTATGAACTTGATGTCCATGGACATGGACAAATCTTCTTACAATCTTAAAAGCTTACAAGTGTAATAAACTTCAGCTGTAGTCCTTTAGTCTAAAGGTACCAACAGACACCAAGCATGGAAAACGTGCCCTAGAACAAGAGTTTTGAAAGAACCTAAAAGATGCTGACAAGTTTTCGCAGGATTTGGGATCCTTGATCTCTCATGCATCTTTCAGGACAGTTACTCTGGAacttttagatatattttttcagtttttgaaagAATTTTAGAGTTGAATACACAATTCCAAACAACATACATGAAGGACAAAAGCTTGACAACTGCAAAAGCCTGAATTTCAAATATATAGCAGCAACATTCTCTGGGAATTTCTTGTAAGACATACAGTAATGAAATAAGATTGCTTAACATGAAGTGGATGTCTTTTAAGGAAACAGTTGGTCTCAAAATAATTTAGTATACAACAAATCATTATGAtatcatgatttttttaaaaaataaagtatctttGCCCTCAGGTCATAGGTGGAGAAACTAGGGTGATTCCACATACCAATGTCAGGACAAGGTTAGCAACATGAATTACAATAAAACCATGAAACTGAAGGGAATCACCTAGCATGCTTCCTTGTCAAAAAGGGCTCAGCTTCTGAAAGGCCATCAGACATATCATAA
This genomic stretch from Strix aluco isolate bStrAlu1 chromosome 24, bStrAlu1.hap1, whole genome shotgun sequence harbors:
- the LOC141934250 gene encoding Ig heavy chain Mem5-like, translating into MMAPGLGPWLLALALAAGPAGVWAQLRLLEAGGGLRAPGDSVLLSCRGAGFAFQTRDHWWYRQRPGDRLEWVSFIRSYSGPPKQYGAAVQGRATASRDNSRSESSLSLRALGPRDSARYFCAVRTGTGMCVTAALVFGKGTQLTVEPASQNISVPEVIVVKSKKQKEDDNTGKAACLARNFYTKNISLEMSSNEVVYEQSTSIFTSERLYNTFKVVSVMKDTEVTCTAKFNGKTITANTTSPEKAEEPVTERSCNTTDTSAQDTEVEKTNMLSMTVLGLRVLLAKSIAFNTLMSVKLFLF